In Camelina sativa cultivar DH55 chromosome 17, Cs, whole genome shotgun sequence, the genomic stretch AATATAGAAAACTTCTACATCTTCTTTATACACTAATTATAAGCTTCATCTTTATCTGtaatagtcatatatatatatatatatatatatatatatatatatatatatatatNTGGATGAGGGTGGGCCAAAAGATGATGTGGAGGAATGAATTTCTCGCTGGTATCCTTCTCCATATTATCTTGTCTATCATCCGCATTTTGTTTGTCATTCGCATCTTGTCTATCATCTGTATCTTGTCTATTATTTGCATATTATCTATCATctgcatcttgtccatcattggCATATTGTCGATCATCCACATCTTGTCTTTTAGCAGCATAGTGTTCATCGAGGGATAATTATGTCTTTTTAAGTGAGGGTTGTGGCAATGTGGGAAAGAAGCGAACAAAGTGGCagtttaactaaaaaaattcacTGTTTATGGCATTTCTGTTAATTGAACTCTTGTTTGAAAGCATATTGTTTGGCTATTGGTTATTTGGTTATATCATTATATGTGATGCATGTTTGTTGCattgtgattatatatatataccctcACTAAGTAGATTGTTTATATGTGATGCATTTATGTTGCCTTGTGAtcttgtgaacaaaaaaaattaccctCACTAAGTAACGTGTTGTTCACGCCTTTGAAAAGTGATGGTACGTGAGGATTATGATTGAAGTGCAAGGAAATGTTCACAAATGTATTATAGGAAGGGCTCTCCTCTTAtaaaggtttagggtttcaataAAAGAGTTCTTTTCTaagttaaaacttttaaataggGTTTAATGTCactattttttactatttacgatcgatgattgtttttaaaacatCACTATTAAGCATTTAATGAAtagttattttcaaaaaatccGGCGTGGTATTAAAATTTTGGACGAGTGTCACAGTAACTAAACTAGCTAGTGGATGATTCATAGTTGAGATAACTAACTCTTCACTCTCAACTCTGATTTGATTAGTTATTTCGAGTAACTTATTAtgtgtatataaaattatactatcTCTTTAGGATATATCAATATCTCATAAATATAGAAAACTTCTACATCTTCTTTATACACTAATTATAAGCTTCATCTTTATCTGtaatagtcatatatatatatatatatatatatatatatatatatatatatatatatgtcgccACAAGAAGAGAGGTTCacttgtttttatatatatacgtcGACCTCAACGATCGTGTTTGACTTTGCAGCAACAGCAATAAGAGATGGAGACGCCACAATCAATGATGCACCATACACCGGATCAACAACAATATGTGCAGACTCCACAACAACAAGAGTCGTTAGCTtctcattttaatttatatcatgtaagaaaaaaaagtatatgaataaaatttcttttttcttggattatattattagtttcttGTATTTGCAGTCGGTGGAAAAATTATCAGAAGCGACTGAAACTGGAACACGAGATCATAATTCTGATGCCctggtttatttttcttttttctcgttttttaAATATCCAAGTCGCTATTtggatttctagggtttcttggATGTTGAATTGTTTTAAGTAGAATTGGATTGAA encodes the following:
- the LOC104757293 gene encoding mediator of RNA polymerase II transcription subunit 9-like; translated protein: METPQSMMHHTPDQQQYVQTPQQQESLASHFNLYHSVEKLSEATETGTRDHNSDALYVDDQKGKLEETEQLLQQRKELIEQYKKSLEEIVKKEP